The nucleotide sequence TCACCCAGATTGACCTGAGAGAAATGAGACCcttacaaaataataactgtaatcAATGACTTCTGACCTCCGACAGAGAGATGAGGAAGGAAGAAATCCTTTCACTGTGACACCTGTGGGGAAACCTTTGCTAGGAATGTCATTTGCATGCTGCACCAGAAAACCCACTCCGGAACGAGACCTTTTTCATGTTCTcagtgtggaaaatgtttcaaacatAAGTTAAACCTGAAATTACCAACCAGAGAATCCACATTCAGGGGAACACTTTCACTTGTATTGAATGTAAGAAAAACCTTTTAGCAGGGAATCCTTACTAATACACCCAAAGAGCACATACAGGTAAGAGATCCTCAAATTGCCCTCAAGATGGAGAATCTTACAGCTCCGAGTTCTGGTTTATTAAATCCCCAGAAAATGGAGAAAGAAGAGTAGACATTTCCATCTtctgaaagaggagaaaacaTCATTCAAAAGCAAGGACCTAAAGAATAAATGAAAAATCACGAGAGAAGAAAAATTATTCATGTGTAATGATGGTGACAGAAACCTcaatgagagagaaaatttcaCAGGGACAACTAAAATTCCAAACAGGGGGAGAGAGCAATTTCAACTAGTTGAATGCAATAAAATTTATGTTCCGTGAAAGCCTCTTCAAGAGATGGAAAAAAGCAtgatgagagaccattgtcttgctttCAGGCTCAAAAATCTTTCAGTAGGAAGGCAACCGTCCCACAACAGAAGAAAATGCCGAAAGCAGAAAGTCAATttatatgtactgagtgtggtaaaagcttcaggcaGATGTGTAAACTCAAAATTCacaagagaatccacactggagagaaaccatttgcatgctctgattgtgataaatgcttTAAGACAAAGGGAGAAATAAAAatccatcagagaatccacactggagtaaaaccatatacatgtactgagtgtgggaaaagcttcaggcagacatgcaaactcacaattcacaagagaatccacactggagagaaaccatttacatgtattgaGTGTGGAAAAAGCTTTAGGGCAAAGGGACAAATCAAAAatccatcagagaatccacacaggagaaaaaccatttccatgctctgattgtgataaatgcttTAAGACAAAGGGACAAATCAAAATTCATCAGAGACTCCACACTGGAATAAAACCATAtatatgtactgagtgtggtaaaagtttcaggaAGAAGCATAATCTCATAATCCACCAGAGAATCCCACAATGGAGTAAAACCatatacatgtactgagtgtggtaaaagcttcaggcagacatgcaaactcacaattcacaagagaatccacactggagagaaaccttttacatgtactgagtgtggaaaAAGCTTTAGGGCAAAGGGAGAAATCAAAatccatcagagaatccacacaggagagaagccatttgcatgctctgattgtgataaatgctttaagacaaaacaagaaatcaaaatccatcagagaatccacactggagtaaaaccatatacatgtactgagtgtggtaaaagcttcaggcagacgtgcaaactcacaattcacaagagaatccacactggggagaaaccatttacatgtactgagtgtggtaaaagctttagggCAAAGGGAGAAATCAAAatccatcagagaatccacacaggagagaagccatttgcatgctctgattgtgataaatgcttTAAGACAAAGGGAGAAATCAaaatccaccagagaatccacactggagtaaaaccatatacatgtactgagtgtggcaAAAGCTTCAGGCAGAAGTGCCAACTCACAATTCACAAGAGAATCCACACTGAggtgaaaccatttacatgtattgaATGTGGGGAATCTTTTTGTCAGAAAAGAAACCTCACATGGCATCAGAGAGTCCACACTGgagtgaaaacattttcatgCTCTTGAGTGTGATAAATGCTTTAAGACAAAGGTAGAAGTCAAAAGCCATCAGAAAATCCACCCAGGACAGAAGCTATTTACATAtagtgaatgtgataaaagcttcagacAGAAGACATCTCTCATAAgacatcagagaatccacactggagtaaAACCATATACATGTACTGACTGTGGGAAAGCCAAGTCCTACTTTGTGAGGAAAAAGCTTCAGAACAAAGGGCGAACTTTCAAGTCACCTGAGAAGCCACACAGAAGTCTAATGAATTCACGCACTCTCCTACAGTTTTGAAATTGTAGACTGGACTGATAAGGATCTTAAATAGATGGAAGCAAGAAGAATGaaacttcctctgcactcaggcaggccaaacCGGGCGAGTGGGTTATgcaacctctaccagcagatggagatggattaaaagctgacatcacagacatatagccctgccctgtCATAAGTccatcagtattctctgtctccagcagatggtggacatccAACTCCACGATGTGCATGACTGCTCCAGTTCTTTACCTTATCTGACTGTGAATTGATCTCGGCAAcgttatgttgttttttttattatgcaattCAACACAGGACTGTTCAACTTATGTTTCAACATCTTTTTATTTGCTACTCTCCAGGCATCTGTTACTTTGTATCTAAGCTGGCTGTCAGATTTCGCTTTAAATCCCAAGCATTCACTAAGATATTGTTCCTAGTTATTACTTTGAAGTGGGTATTTTGCTGGCCTACTGAGGTGGTCGCAACTGGCCTACTTCACTCACCCTCCGGCATACCTGAGATGGTCTCTGGACTGGTGGTGGGCTGTGGAGGCAGGTTCAGTGCTGCCTTCCTCTTCGCGGCCTAGCCCGCAGCTGGCATGCTGCAGGATGCGGCAGGGGAAGCCACCACGTTCTCAGATGCCCAGCCTTTTGGGCgcatgagcctttttttttttttttttttaaagggcccacgacaAGTCGCCTGTCGACCCTCCTGGATGCACCTCCTTCTGGGTTCTATTTAAGGCGAACCCTGACTAACAGGACCTGTCTTGGCAACTTCCCAGCCTTCCTGCTGCTTCAGTTGCTTGGCCTGCCTGTCTGACTATGTTGCTTTCTccaaacctgacctctgcctgtctgactaCTTTGCCTTCTCCAAACCTGACCTCCATCTGTCTGACTACGTTGTCTTCTccaaacctgacctctgcctgtctgactaCGTTGCCTTCTGcaagcctgcctgcctgaccacgctcTGGATCAATTCCAGACCTCAACTTTTGCTCGACCGGATCTTTCTTCAAATTGTTTCCTGATTCTGACTGTGTTTGGTCTGTGtccgcctgccaacagtgggaaTTGGGCCATGATCTCCCAGGGGGTACCTTTTCCATCTCGGTCCAAGAGTCCACAAATTCATGTTTCATAACAGTGGGTAATGCATTCTTTCCTTACCCCTCTTGCTTGTGCCTGTTTTGTTGGTTTGCATTTTAATGCcgttgtgttttattttgtttcctgaGATACCTGATACTTTCTGGTTTGAACTTGTTCCTCTGATGCAGCCTTGCAAAACACGATCCCGTCCTGTGTCAGGGGACTGAAATTCCATGTGTACACTCATTATTGAGTAATTGTTTAACCAGTTCATTGCTGGCAGTTTCTTTGAGTATATGCCCAAATTACTTGTCTAAATTGCTTCAATCAGGATCTCTGATTCATAGGATTTTTTCATTTATGCTGAGATGTATTCATCTCTTTGGAATTACTGAAGAATCTTTGGTCATATACAGCCGTGCTGAACATTAACGCAGCAcacatttacataagaacataagatgcaccattctgggtcagacgaaaggttcatcaagcccagtatcctgtttccaacgtggctaatccaagtcacaagtacctggcaagtacccaaacattagatagattacaagctactattgcttattaattaccatcatagaaGTTTATGGAGTTAACCTTGTGATGATAACATTTATTAGGGGCATCTGTTTAGTGGAAATTTATCAGAAGAGTTCCAGGAGGCACTGCTAGGTCTTGAAACTGTCTCTGAAACTGTGTCACACTTAGATAACAGAAAGACGAATGTATCTCTTTGTAGTTTTAGGCAAcacaatgaagagttataaaatatgcatgtcttCAATGCTAGTTAGAGTTCTCTGGATGTTTAGGAATGTTAATGTCAGCAAATGTTTTTTCACCTTGTGATCTTAAATCGATCCCTAGGGCAAAATTGTATTTAAGTAAAGTCACTTGGATACCTGATTAAGTCAGTCTCTCAAACttaggagctgacttccttatgtgCATAAGAAATAAAGTTTTTTGATCATTAGAAATACACTGTCTCCGTTGTCCTTGTGTCCTTGGTAAATGTTTTCATTATAGATGGTACATTGTTCCGGGAATCGGAGAGGGGATGCTGGCCTGAGGCAGGGCAGCCAGAGAGAGGACGCCTGCTGACCTGAAGCAGGACAGCACAGTCCGAGAGCCCTTCTCTTGATTCGAACGAAATACAGGACACATTTtcatttaattaaatttattaatcgcctatcaCTATCCCTTGATGGACACCCTTCTAACAGCACAGCCCTGCACTTCTTTCTCACAGATCCGCACCCTCCACCCTCCTTCGTGCCTGCAGTTTTAAAGACCTAAAGATTAAGCTATTGTCAAAGCTTGCCACATCCTATCCCTATGTTAATCTCTGTtatgtttttaaactttgttaTGCTTCTCTTTGATATGTTAATCGTATGCTTTTAATTTCATCACTCCCACTCTGTAgaccccctgttcattgtaactttatcttcctagttaattggttaccccttgttccaatgtaaaccggtacgataagacactagtcttgagcatcggtatatcaaaagaattttaaataaaaataaaataaataataggccTAGGCAATATACAAagtatacatacataataaaaagcaaaacaaaacgcactcttatatatttatattaaggtttcatagaaaccatacCAAATAATCAAATAAGGTAATATTAAATGGCTACCCAAAAATAACTGATAAATCAAGGGGTCCTCAGGCAGATTGCTCCAGCCCAGCTTGTACCTTTTAACACCACCATCCTGCCCGTCAAGAAGGAATCAGGAAAGTACAGGTTAGTGCAAGATTTGCGAGCCAATTAACAGATTAGTCTGTGCCAGGGTTGCTATTGTCCCTGATCCTTCAACAATCCTGGGACAAATACCCCCTGAAGCGAACTATTTCACAGTAATAGACCTCTGCAGTGCCTTTTTCTCTGTTCCCCTCTCAGAAATCAAATGCTTTTTTTCATTTACGTCAGACTATGCCCGGTACACCTGGACTAGACTCCCCCAGGGGTTCATTCATTCACTCAGTATTTTTTCCCAGGTACTGCAGGAAAGTTTGAAAAAATGCCACAATTGTCTCCGGGAACAAAAATCCTTGTCACCCTCCCACACTTACCAGTTTGCCTTAAAAGACACTGAGGTTATGCTGTGCTTTTTACATTCATTGGGTCTTAAGGTATCAAAAAGAAAACTTCAGTTCCCTgtaagtaccacggatcagtccagactcctgggttttgcccctccccccagcagatggagacagagaagttatttaggatggtgccacctacagtccggcactatttctctgtctccaacagatggtggagATGCAAGGCCTATAGTCTGTGCTGATTGCTTAGTGGAATTAGAGTAGTGAGTTCTGTGAGTTTTAGAGAGTTTTCAGTCGGTAAAACTTTTttacttttgatttaaaaaaaaaaaaagctgtttctgTCCTGAGCCTCCCAGAGGGTCTGTAAGGTCTTGAGGGAACCATCCCCCGCTGTttgttgaggcagctgcattAGAGGGTCGAGGGCCCTCTTGTTCCAAGCTAGCAGCTCTGGGTGCGACACCGGGGAGCCCAGTTCACTCCACCCCGCCGAATCAGGACCGTGGACCACTGCCAGGCAAgtcttgaaagaaaataaaaacttttttttttttttaatttttctgtcaGTGTCACCGGCGCTgcggctctctcttccctccctgactCGGTGCTTGGACGGACCGTgattatttttctatattttttttttttttttcagaattgaaTTTTAGCTTTCTCAGGCCTGCTGCCCGATGCCGCGCTCGTCTGCGTGCCTTGCATGTGGCTCTGCCCGTGCGTGTCTTTCTCAGGAGGGGCTGTGCTCGGCGCGTCTTCCCGAGAGGGAGGGATCCTCCGGGGCTGTGAAAATGGTTGAAGGCAAGGCTGCCCGAGCTCCTTCAGTGTTAGCTGCACCGAGATCAGCTGAGGCAGATCCGTTcctgctgagcgcgggaacggaggccattttggagTCTTTTAGATCAGCGACTCGTGCAgctatgggggaggggattcttccacctcctctctctcctcagccagggTTTCCGGGAGGGAGCGAACCTTTACAGCCTCTATCACCTGCAATGGAGGATAGCCCCGAGGGggcttctgactcctcctcctcttcctcctcggagtttattttatttctccataaggcttttaaagccaggagggaagggaagctgcAGGCTGGGGGTAAAACTTCCTCTagtggtcttaagtctctttctcgAGAGCAGTCTAAGTCTAAGGGAGTCTCTGGGTCCTCCAAAGCTAAGCACCCTTTGAGTACAGGGGCTCCTCAGACCGATGCTGATTCCACGGGTCAGGATATGGACTCAGGGAACCaggacccgcagggcaagcctccGATGGGGGTGGATACAGACCCTGATCAACATCCACGGGATCCAGCACGAGGCTCTCACattgtggaaggagatgaccctaaggtggtccatcTGTttaggaggggaggagttggctccGCTTATCCCTGCCATACTCGGAGAGCTGGGCATAGATGGGCCGCCAGAGGAGTCCAGGCTAatggccatggacccagtgttgttgggtctgaggggcccgacttcttcctttccttttcatttttctgccacaGACCTGCTATatagagaatgggataccccagatctgggattgaaagttagcaaggctatggataagctctatccccttccGGAGGAAGCAATTGACGTACTgcgggtgcccaaggtggatgcggcggtgtccgcagtcaccaaaaagaccacaaTCCCGGGTACAGGTGctacagccctgaaggacctgcaggataGAAAGTTGGAGCTGCACCCAATTGATAAAGGAACTACCAAAGATGGCGATCCAGCGTTTGAGTTCAAATCATTATTCTCATTGAACGCAAACGCTGGATCGccatcttttgaaatatttatgaagACTACCCTTGAAAAAGGACTAGCAAAAGGAActagcagtccgaaacacggccccGTGTCGGGTTACCGTTTTTTGTCGGGAGATGATGGACCGTCATGAATTTACCGAAAGATTGTCACAATCAAGCTAAGTACTTTATCACTCGGAGTTTTAATAGCATAAAAATGTTTGCTTAAAAAAAAGGACTTTTGTGGGACTTTCCATttaaatgacctatgattaagaaTAAGGCTGAGTCTCAAAAGCGTAAGCTAatacgatgatgccta is from Rhinatrema bivittatum chromosome 2, aRhiBiv1.1, whole genome shotgun sequence and encodes:
- the LOC115085983 gene encoding LOW QUALITY PROTEIN: oocyte zinc finger protein XlCOF20-like (The sequence of the model RefSeq protein was modified relative to this genomic sequence to represent the inferred CDS: deleted 1 base in 1 codon); this encodes MESAAAFRADASSDPRVVLGQRASNEVIQEEKREENREEHPIVLALTPRQSRNVCENHPRLLMGEMLAKVSRNQRRSSKDPTGDSLDVSLHAQKSFSRKATVPQQKKMPKAESQFICTECGKSFRQMSLGQRDKSKIHQRIHTGEKPFPCSDCDKCFKTKGQIKIHQRLHTGIKPYICTECGKSFRKKHNLIIHQRIHNGVKPYTCTECGKSFRQTCKLTIHKRIHTGEKPFTCTECGKSFRAKGEIKIHQRIHTGEKPFACSDCDKCFKTKQEIKIHQRIHTGVKPYTCTECGKSFRQTCKLTIHKRIHTGEKPFTCTECGKSFRAKGEIKIHQRIHTGEKPFACSDCDKCFKTKGEIKIHQRIHTGVKPYTCTECGKSFRQKCQLTIHKRIHTEVKPFTCIECGESFCQKRNLTWHQRVHTGVKTFSCS